A part of Microbacterium atlanticum genomic DNA contains:
- a CDS encoding MFS transporter: MPETPPQTPSRTARTVPAHTAVIPLSAGARWRAFWVCVSVAAITILDMTKVNVALPSIGEVLDAGSTELQLIVSGFVLTFGLVLVPMGRLGDQRSRRTLFVVGLSLYTVTSVLCALAPTAEVLLIARLLQGVAAGIQMPQVLGMAQELFQGKERARAFGLFGATIGLATAFGPTLGGLLIALGGPTDGWRLIFWMNVPLCLIAIGLALWLLPETRTRSQRPVQLDPVGVLLFGAGIVSLMWPFLFTTGAPTDNPARWWLLVAFALFASAFIAWERRYAARGRNPLIPLGLFRISSYRNGTLLQTAYFTALPALFLLTTLFLQIGLGLEPVFAGMVSIGFALASAASSWIGGNLVSRHGRVVVVWGLVGVLVCAGGLVLIALYSAPAWTPYLAAAMMTVGGAGGGLVIAPNQALTLADIPVKQGGLAGSVGQLGQRIGAAVGTAVGLSLFYAAIYRESGTHDDIVVYHDAYAFGMLSVGVFLGIAFLISIIDLTARRNRAADGAAAGGEQMP; encoded by the coding sequence ATGCCCGAGACGCCGCCGCAGACCCCCTCGCGCACGGCGCGCACCGTGCCCGCTCACACGGCGGTCATCCCGCTCTCGGCCGGCGCCCGCTGGCGGGCGTTCTGGGTGTGCGTCTCCGTCGCGGCGATCACGATCCTCGACATGACGAAGGTCAACGTCGCGCTGCCGTCCATCGGGGAGGTGCTGGACGCGGGGTCGACCGAGCTGCAGCTCATCGTGTCGGGCTTCGTGCTGACCTTCGGCCTGGTGCTCGTCCCCATGGGACGACTCGGTGATCAGCGCTCGCGCCGGACGCTCTTCGTGGTGGGGCTCTCGCTGTACACCGTCACCAGCGTGCTGTGCGCCCTCGCGCCCACCGCCGAGGTGCTGCTGATCGCCCGGCTGCTGCAGGGCGTGGCGGCCGGCATCCAGATGCCCCAGGTGCTCGGCATGGCGCAGGAGCTGTTCCAGGGCAAGGAACGGGCCCGCGCGTTCGGGCTGTTCGGAGCCACGATCGGCCTCGCCACCGCGTTCGGGCCGACGCTCGGCGGCCTGCTCATCGCGCTGGGCGGTCCGACGGACGGCTGGCGGCTGATCTTCTGGATGAACGTGCCGCTGTGCCTCATCGCGATCGGCCTCGCGCTGTGGCTGCTTCCCGAGACGCGCACGCGCTCGCAGCGTCCGGTGCAGCTCGACCCGGTCGGGGTGCTGCTCTTCGGCGCCGGCATCGTCTCGCTGATGTGGCCGTTCCTGTTCACGACCGGCGCGCCGACCGACAACCCGGCCCGGTGGTGGCTGCTGGTCGCCTTCGCGCTGTTCGCATCGGCCTTCATCGCGTGGGAGCGCCGCTACGCGGCGCGCGGCCGCAACCCGCTCATCCCGCTCGGCCTCTTCCGCATCTCGTCGTATCGCAACGGCACGCTGCTGCAGACCGCGTACTTCACCGCCCTGCCCGCGCTCTTCCTGCTCACGACGCTGTTCCTGCAGATCGGGCTCGGGCTCGAACCGGTGTTCGCGGGGATGGTGTCGATCGGCTTCGCGCTCGCGAGCGCGGCATCCTCGTGGATCGGCGGCAACCTTGTGAGCCGCCACGGCCGGGTGGTCGTGGTGTGGGGCCTCGTGGGCGTGCTGGTGTGCGCAGGGGGCCTCGTCCTCATCGCGCTGTACAGCGCCCCTGCCTGGACGCCGTACCTCGCCGCGGCGATGATGACGGTCGGCGGCGCCGGGGGCGGCCTCGTCATCGCCCCCAACCAGGCGCTCACCCTGGCCGACATCCCGGTCAAGCAGGGCGGCCTCGCCGGCTCCGTCGGCCAGCTCGGGCAGCGCATCGGCGCCGCGGTGGGAACCGCGGTGGGGCTGTCGCTGTTCTACGCGGCGATCTACCGCGAATCCGGCACCCACGACGACATCGTGGTGTACCACGACGCGTACGCGTTCGGGATGCTCTCGGTCGGCGTCTTCCTCGGCATCGCGTTCCTCATCTCGATCATCGATCTGACCGCGCGCCGCAACCGGGCCGCCGACGGGGCCGCCGCCGGCGGAGAGCAGATGCCGTGA
- a CDS encoding nucleoside phosphorylase, with protein MRLLVAALASELVAFPEDLPGFDRLVTGPGKLQATYALTRALDAGTYDEVVVVGTAGAIDARLEASVYEIAAALQHDVTDIDGIVGQHVSLPPLVELDTDGVTIATGDHFVDDAEAVEVIRPLGAGLVDMETYAYIWVAQRFGVPIRVLKAVSDRAQDGAITDWHAAVAACSRQLRDRIRADYGV; from the coding sequence GTGAGACTCCTCGTCGCCGCCCTCGCCTCCGAACTCGTCGCCTTCCCCGAGGATCTCCCCGGGTTCGACCGGCTCGTCACGGGTCCCGGCAAGCTGCAGGCCACCTACGCCCTGACGCGCGCGCTGGACGCCGGCACCTACGATGAGGTCGTGGTGGTCGGCACCGCCGGCGCGATCGACGCGCGGCTGGAGGCATCCGTCTACGAGATCGCCGCGGCGCTGCAGCACGACGTCACCGACATCGACGGCATCGTCGGCCAGCACGTGTCGCTGCCGCCCCTGGTGGAGCTCGACACCGACGGGGTCACCATCGCCACCGGCGACCACTTCGTGGACGACGCGGAGGCGGTCGAGGTGATCCGCCCGCTGGGCGCGGGCCTGGTCGACATGGAGACCTACGCCTACATCTGGGTCGCGCAGCGGTTCGGTGTGCCGATCCGGGTGCTCAAGGCGGTGTCCGATCGCGCGCAGGACGGTGCCATCACCGACTGGCACGCCGCGGTCGCCGCGTGCAGCCGCCAGCTCCGCGATCGCATCCGCGCCGACTACGGCGTCTGA
- a CDS encoding SGNH/GDSL hydrolase family protein, giving the protein MPSRIRARRALAAIAATAVLLTGSLVSASAASAAPPPAQIVRMAALGDSITQAAMTCSSLTSCPANSWATGSSTTVNSHFLRLRALGATGLAAFNFAKAGATSFALKGQADAAAVQSVQYVTIEIGANDACTRTVGAMTPTATFKANVTAALTALAASPGSPEIFVASIPSLQRLYELNRTSLSARLAWSLLQTCQSMLANPSSTAAADVQRRAAVQQRVNEYNAALSEACAATVKCRFDGMTVAGYAFARSDVSTRDYFHPSLSGQATLSSITWPKTQWVVP; this is encoded by the coding sequence ATGCCTTCTCGCATCCGGGCGCGCCGCGCCCTCGCCGCGATCGCGGCAACCGCAGTCCTGCTCACCGGCTCGCTCGTCTCGGCCTCGGCCGCGAGCGCCGCCCCGCCACCGGCTCAGATCGTCCGCATGGCGGCGCTGGGCGACTCGATCACCCAGGCCGCGATGACCTGCTCCAGCCTCACGTCGTGCCCGGCGAACAGCTGGGCGACCGGATCGAGCACCACCGTGAACTCGCACTTCCTGCGGCTCCGCGCCCTCGGCGCGACCGGGCTCGCCGCCTTCAACTTCGCCAAGGCCGGTGCCACCTCGTTCGCGCTCAAAGGGCAGGCCGACGCCGCGGCCGTGCAATCGGTCCAGTACGTGACGATCGAGATCGGTGCGAACGACGCGTGCACGCGCACCGTCGGCGCCATGACGCCTACCGCCACCTTCAAGGCGAACGTGACGGCGGCCCTCACGGCCCTCGCGGCGAGCCCCGGCTCGCCCGAGATCTTCGTCGCCAGCATCCCGAGCCTGCAGCGGCTGTACGAGCTGAACCGGACGAGTCTGTCGGCGCGGCTGGCGTGGAGCCTGCTGCAGACGTGCCAGTCGATGCTGGCGAACCCCAGCAGCACCGCAGCGGCGGACGTGCAGCGCCGCGCCGCCGTCCAGCAGCGGGTGAACGAGTACAACGCGGCGCTCTCGGAAGCCTGCGCGGCGACGGTCAAGTGCCGCTTCGACGGGATGACCGTGGCAGGCTACGCGTTCGCGCGCTCGGACGTCTCGACCCGCGACTACTTCCACCCCTCGCTGTCGGGCCAGGCGACCCTGTCCTCGATCACGTGGCCGAAGACGCAGTGGGTGGTGCCGTAG
- a CDS encoding AAA family ATPase has protein sequence MRLHRLELTGFGPFRERQTVDFDAFEREGIFLITGRTGAGKSSILDGVCFALYGSVPRYDSGDKRLRSDHCSPDDPTEVRLEFTVGDRRWRVTRAPEYQRPARRGGGLTAEPTRAELEELVDGAWAGRAARPRDVGLLLDEVLGLSAQQFQQVILLAQNRFSRFLLAAGSERQSLLRALFGSRRYEDYARELADRSKAAQGELEALGERARTLLGQAERLVAAAAADGDDPAGSRGDDAPPPDLATRRAAVELGQQRAAYRLDTLTRERVAADEARAAADAAHAELVALSRAQAELARARERLTALETARSLVASDRERLERARSAEALRAPLEAASRADRAAAEARTAAAEAAAAWELAAEAGGEDASADLSVVVERLTGELAVWTAAIEQESALADAEARLTEAEAECSRLAADIAALDAQRAQVPAELTRLEGELAPLRESAAGRDAARVRHDDLAARLSAAEEAEQLADARRDAEVDHRDAAAAVAAVGSRLAALLQRRLDGYAGELASALVDGEPCAVCGATSHPAPAGPADEPVTDEVVGAAEAARDAALARERTAAEAARAARERHGDAAARAGGEGADALREALREAADQLAAADAAAERRDELATQHAQLAALDADAEASRAALADLLTTARTRSAGLAATVEGIRAAVDAARGHHPSVADRVAQARRVRDAARRAHDARADDARAAAAAAESRADADARVRASAFADADDVIRALLEPREAEALAEGIATHDAQLAATRARLLDLELELAGAPDQPVDTAAAKAALDAADAARTAALRAERDAQTLVEALRDLALQIDEAYAGVAARIADAEAITRLADTVAGRAPNTMKMDLETFVLAAELEEIVAAANIRLADMSSGRYRLQHTDARAARGAASGLGLDVMDAFTGQARPAQSLSGGETFLASLALALGLAEVVTARAGGIRLDTLFVDEGFGSLDEETLELAMSTLDELRQGGRTVGIISHVAAMKEQLPAQLAVEVTREGPSVIAQAVVAPA, from the coding sequence GTGAGGCTGCACCGCCTCGAGCTCACCGGGTTCGGGCCGTTCCGCGAGCGGCAGACGGTCGACTTCGACGCCTTCGAGCGAGAGGGCATCTTCCTCATCACGGGGCGGACGGGCGCCGGCAAGTCGAGCATCCTCGACGGCGTCTGCTTCGCCCTCTACGGCAGCGTGCCGCGCTACGACTCCGGCGACAAGCGCCTGCGCAGCGACCACTGCTCTCCCGACGATCCCACTGAGGTGCGGCTCGAGTTCACGGTCGGCGACCGACGGTGGCGGGTGACCCGGGCTCCGGAGTACCAGCGGCCCGCGCGCCGCGGCGGGGGCCTGACCGCCGAGCCCACCCGGGCCGAGCTCGAAGAGCTCGTCGACGGCGCGTGGGCCGGACGCGCAGCCCGCCCGCGTGACGTCGGCCTGCTGCTCGACGAGGTGCTCGGCCTCAGCGCGCAGCAGTTCCAGCAGGTGATCCTCCTCGCCCAGAACCGCTTCTCCCGGTTCCTCCTCGCCGCGGGGTCGGAGCGTCAGTCGCTGCTGCGCGCGCTCTTCGGCTCCCGGCGCTACGAGGATTATGCGCGCGAGCTCGCCGATCGCAGCAAGGCCGCGCAGGGCGAGCTCGAGGCGCTCGGCGAGCGCGCGCGGACGCTGCTCGGCCAGGCCGAGCGGCTCGTGGCCGCCGCAGCCGCGGACGGCGATGACCCCGCCGGCAGTCGCGGGGACGACGCGCCGCCGCCCGACCTCGCCACCCGCCGCGCGGCGGTCGAGCTGGGGCAGCAGCGCGCGGCGTACCGCCTCGACACCCTCACCAGAGAGCGTGTGGCCGCCGATGAGGCCCGTGCCGCCGCCGACGCCGCACACGCCGAGCTCGTCGCGCTGTCGAGGGCGCAGGCCGAGCTCGCACGTGCCCGCGAACGACTCACCGCGCTCGAGACGGCCCGCAGCCTGGTCGCCTCCGATCGGGAACGGCTCGAGCGCGCGCGGTCGGCCGAGGCGCTCCGTGCGCCGCTGGAGGCCGCCAGCCGGGCCGATCGCGCGGCGGCCGAGGCTCGGACGGCGGCGGCCGAGGCGGCCGCCGCCTGGGAGCTCGCAGCCGAAGCAGGCGGCGAGGACGCCTCCGCCGACCTGTCGGTCGTCGTCGAGCGCCTCACCGGCGAGCTCGCCGTGTGGACGGCGGCGATCGAGCAGGAGTCCGCGCTCGCCGATGCCGAGGCGCGGCTGACCGAGGCCGAGGCGGAGTGCTCGCGGCTCGCGGCCGACATCGCCGCCCTCGACGCCCAGCGCGCGCAGGTCCCCGCCGAGCTCACCCGCCTCGAGGGCGAGCTCGCGCCCTTGCGCGAGAGCGCCGCCGGGCGCGATGCCGCTCGGGTGCGTCACGACGATCTCGCCGCCCGCCTGAGCGCGGCAGAGGAGGCCGAACAGCTCGCCGACGCCCGCCGCGACGCCGAGGTCGACCACCGTGACGCAGCCGCCGCGGTCGCCGCGGTCGGATCCCGCCTCGCCGCGCTGCTGCAGCGACGCCTGGACGGCTACGCCGGCGAGCTCGCCTCGGCCCTTGTCGACGGCGAGCCGTGCGCCGTGTGCGGCGCGACCTCGCACCCAGCGCCCGCCGGGCCCGCCGATGAGCCGGTGACCGACGAGGTCGTCGGGGCCGCCGAAGCCGCCCGCGACGCAGCCCTCGCGCGGGAGCGCACCGCGGCGGAGGCCGCGCGCGCGGCGCGCGAGCGCCACGGCGACGCCGCCGCCCGCGCCGGCGGCGAGGGCGCGGACGCATTGCGAGAGGCACTGCGCGAGGCCGCCGACCAGCTCGCCGCGGCCGACGCGGCAGCAGAGCGCCGCGACGAGCTCGCGACGCAGCACGCGCAGCTCGCGGCACTCGACGCCGACGCCGAGGCGTCCCGTGCGGCACTTGCCGATCTCCTCACCACCGCGCGGACGCGATCGGCCGGTCTCGCCGCGACGGTCGAGGGGATCAGGGCCGCCGTCGACGCCGCGCGCGGTCACCACCCCAGCGTGGCCGACCGCGTCGCCCAGGCCAGGCGTGTCCGCGATGCCGCCCGGCGCGCGCACGATGCGCGCGCCGACGACGCCCGCGCGGCGGCGGCCGCCGCCGAGAGCCGCGCCGACGCCGACGCCAGGGTGCGCGCGTCCGCGTTCGCCGACGCGGACGACGTCATCCGGGCGCTGCTCGAGCCGCGCGAGGCGGAAGCGCTCGCGGAGGGCATCGCCACCCACGACGCGCAGCTCGCCGCCACGCGGGCCCGCCTGCTCGACCTCGAGCTGGAGCTCGCCGGCGCCCCCGACCAGCCCGTCGACACCGCCGCCGCGAAGGCGGCCCTCGATGCCGCGGATGCCGCTCGCACGGCGGCGCTGCGGGCGGAGCGTGACGCGCAGACGCTCGTCGAGGCGCTGCGCGACCTCGCATTGCAGATCGACGAAGCGTACGCGGGCGTCGCCGCCAGGATCGCCGATGCCGAGGCCATCACGCGTCTGGCCGACACCGTCGCCGGACGCGCCCCCAACACCATGAAGATGGATCTCGAGACGTTCGTCCTCGCCGCCGAGCTGGAGGAGATCGTCGCCGCCGCCAACATCCGCCTCGCCGACATGTCGTCGGGGCGCTACCGCCTGCAGCACACCGATGCGCGGGCCGCGCGAGGCGCCGCCTCCGGGCTCGGCCTGGACGTGATGGACGCCTTCACCGGGCAGGCGCGCCCCGCGCAGTCGTTGTCCGGCGGCGAGACGTTCCTGGCCTCCCTCGCCCTGGCGCTCGGACTCGCGGAGGTGGTGACCGCGCGAGCCGGCGGCATCCGCCTCGACACGCTGTTCGTGGACGAGGGGTTCGGGTCGCTCGACGAGGAGACGCTGGAACTCGCCATGAGCACCCTCGACGAGCTGCGGCAGGGCGGTCGGACCGTCGGGATCATCAGCCACGTCGCCGCGATGAAGGAGCAGCTGCCCGCGCAGCTGGCGGTCGAGGTGACGCGCGAAGGGCCGAGCGTCATCGCGCAGGCCGTCGTCGCACCCGCCTGA
- a CDS encoding exonuclease SbcCD subunit D, with protein sequence MRILHTSDWHIGRSFHGHATLDALRGVLEALAGQVRQHAVDLVVVAGDVFDSAAPAAAAYTLLTDTLRALADAGATVVVTSGNHDSAARLGFQSALLRDGIHIITDPAAVGVPVTVADEHGPLHVYGIPYLEPVLLRSVWPGVRTQADVVTRAMDLVRADSARRGGRSVAIAHCFAAGVQPTPHLERDIQQGGLDVVPLSAFDGVDYMALGHIHGRQQLSRAVRYAGAPLHYSFDEGAKPRGSWLVELDAGGLADVRWLPLPVPRPLATVNATLDELLTDKRFAEHADHWIRAEYTDPLPQRDPMRRLLARFPFCAEVRHAPVAGPAGDGRTYAQRVRAARNDAELVDAFLAHVRGGEGASPREAELVRELLDERTRVEAGT encoded by the coding sequence ATGCGCATCCTGCACACCTCGGACTGGCACATCGGGCGGTCGTTCCACGGCCACGCCACGCTCGACGCGCTCCGCGGTGTGCTCGAGGCGCTCGCCGGTCAGGTGCGCCAGCACGCCGTCGACCTGGTGGTCGTCGCCGGCGACGTGTTCGACTCCGCCGCCCCCGCCGCGGCCGCGTACACGCTGCTCACCGACACCCTGCGCGCCCTCGCGGACGCCGGCGCGACCGTGGTGGTGACCAGTGGCAACCACGACTCCGCGGCTCGCCTGGGATTCCAGTCGGCGCTCCTGCGCGACGGCATCCACATCATCACCGATCCGGCCGCTGTCGGGGTTCCCGTCACGGTGGCCGATGAGCACGGCCCCCTCCACGTCTACGGCATCCCTTACCTCGAGCCGGTGCTGCTGCGCAGCGTCTGGCCGGGGGTGCGCACGCAGGCCGACGTCGTCACCCGCGCGATGGACCTCGTGCGCGCCGACTCCGCCCGGCGCGGCGGCAGGTCGGTGGCCATCGCCCACTGCTTCGCCGCCGGGGTGCAGCCCACTCCCCACCTGGAGCGCGACATCCAGCAGGGCGGTCTCGACGTCGTGCCGCTGTCGGCCTTCGACGGCGTGGACTACATGGCGCTCGGCCACATCCACGGGCGGCAGCAGCTGTCGCGCGCGGTGCGCTACGCCGGCGCGCCGCTGCACTACAGCTTCGACGAGGGCGCCAAGCCGCGCGGCTCGTGGCTGGTCGAACTCGACGCCGGCGGGCTCGCCGACGTGCGGTGGCTGCCCCTCCCGGTGCCGCGTCCGCTGGCGACCGTCAACGCGACCCTCGACGAGCTCCTGACCGACAAGCGCTTCGCCGAGCACGCCGACCACTGGATCCGCGCCGAGTACACCGACCCCCTTCCGCAGCGCGATCCGATGCGCCGGCTTCTCGCCCGCTTCCCCTTCTGCGCGGAGGTGCGGCACGCACCTGTCGCCGGTCCGGCCGGAGACGGGCGCACCTATGCGCAGCGCGTGCGCGCGGCGCGCAACGACGCCGAGCTCGTGGACGCCTTCCTCGCCCATGTGCGCGGCGGCGAGGGCGCCTCGCCGCGCGAAGCGGAGCTCGTCAGGGAGCTCCTCGACGAGCGCACGCGGGTGGAGGCGGGCACGTGA
- a CDS encoding 8-oxo-dGTP diphosphatase, with product MSLPEVCVVYLLRRGPSGVEVLLGDKRTGLGQGKVVGIGGKLDHGESAHEAAVREVEEEIGVRVEASALHLAGTIDYHFPTRPAWSQRSTVFVCRRWEGEPVETAEITPRWYALEAVPYPRMWDDASRWLPGVLRGGTVDARFTFGADLHTVVLTAM from the coding sequence ATGTCCTTGCCCGAGGTCTGCGTCGTGTACCTGCTGCGGCGCGGACCGAGCGGCGTCGAGGTGCTCCTGGGCGATAAGCGCACCGGCCTCGGACAGGGCAAGGTCGTGGGGATCGGGGGGAAGCTCGATCACGGCGAGTCGGCGCACGAGGCGGCGGTGCGCGAGGTCGAGGAGGAGATCGGCGTGCGGGTCGAGGCATCCGCTCTCCATCTCGCGGGCACGATCGACTACCACTTCCCGACCCGGCCGGCCTGGTCCCAGCGGTCCACCGTCTTCGTGTGCCGCCGATGGGAGGGCGAGCCCGTCGAGACGGCCGAGATCACGCCGCGCTGGTACGCGCTGGAGGCCGTGCCGTACCCGCGGATGTGGGACGACGCCTCGCGCTGGCTGCCGGGAGTGCTCCGCGGAGGCACCGTGGACGCCCGCTTCACCTTCGGCGCGGACCTCCACACCGTGGTGCTCACCGCGATGTGA
- a CDS encoding DUF1622 domain-containing protein — protein sequence MEDVFTVVAVGFEAIGAAAMIVGFVIALVLSVRSLNRREGGRAAFTVLRTTLGGAILLGLEVLVAADLIRTITSKPSLEEAAILGLIVLIRTILSISIQIEIEGTLPWRRALLRSGGQVVGDAVARDRAASRSAGATAAEPGSL from the coding sequence ATGGAGGACGTGTTCACCGTCGTCGCCGTCGGCTTCGAGGCGATCGGGGCCGCCGCGATGATCGTCGGCTTCGTCATCGCGCTCGTGCTCAGCGTGCGCTCCCTCAACCGGCGCGAGGGCGGCCGGGCCGCGTTCACGGTGCTGCGGACGACGCTCGGCGGTGCGATCCTCCTCGGCCTCGAGGTGCTGGTCGCCGCGGACCTCATCCGAACGATCACGTCGAAGCCCTCGCTCGAGGAAGCGGCGATCCTCGGCCTCATCGTACTCATCCGCACGATCCTCTCGATCTCCATCCAGATCGAGATCGAGGGCACTCTGCCCTGGCGCCGCGCACTGCTGCGCAGCGGCGGCCAGGTCGTCGGCGACGCCGTCGCGCGGGACCGCGCCGCGAGCCGCAGCGCCGGCGCGACGGCGGCCGAACCCGGATCGCTCTGA
- a CDS encoding GNAT family N-acetyltransferase, producing the protein MTELRFTKETDASRYTLHRGDDLVSVLDYRDDGRTVAMTRAYTVPTFRGHGYAGELVGRAVKELEETGDRKVLPVCWYVADWFDENPAHRGILHSRP; encoded by the coding sequence GTGACCGAGCTGCGCTTCACCAAAGAGACGGATGCCTCGCGCTACACGCTGCACCGCGGCGACGACCTCGTCAGCGTGCTGGACTACCGCGACGACGGGCGCACGGTGGCGATGACCCGCGCATACACCGTGCCGACATTCCGCGGACACGGCTACGCCGGCGAACTGGTCGGGAGAGCCGTGAAGGAGCTCGAGGAGACGGGGGACCGGAAGGTCCTGCCCGTCTGCTGGTACGTCGCCGACTGGTTCGACGAGAACCCCGCGCACCGCGGCATCCTGCACTCCCGCCCCTGA
- a CDS encoding winged helix-turn-helix domain-containing protein: MSNTALLDRPAAPVRHLRAVDRTARIEPPAAAPEPAQPAPRALPAGSAPRGFALYVGIDEAKAAASGVNLGVLVDALRRTLADLAPSAETYATVALAPVGSGGRDVDVVRLALQEPSAIARTKHEEPEDDEVTAGGVVVDISRKRVLIDGESAAFTFKEFELLQYLVLREGRTIERTELVSSLWQGTSDEDAPGERTIDVHVRRLRAKLGRYEDIVRTVRGVGYRFDRHADVVIRYGHGTPSPDRF, translated from the coding sequence ATGTCGAACACCGCCCTCCTCGACCGCCCCGCCGCTCCCGTCCGCCACCTCCGCGCCGTCGACCGGACCGCCCGGATCGAGCCGCCCGCCGCGGCGCCGGAACCCGCGCAGCCGGCCCCCCGCGCCCTGCCCGCCGGCTCCGCGCCGCGCGGCTTCGCCCTCTACGTCGGGATCGACGAGGCCAAGGCCGCCGCCTCGGGGGTCAACCTCGGTGTCCTGGTCGACGCGCTCCGCCGCACCCTCGCCGACCTCGCGCCGTCCGCCGAGACCTATGCCACGGTCGCCCTCGCCCCGGTCGGTTCCGGCGGCCGCGACGTGGACGTGGTGCGCCTGGCGCTCCAGGAGCCGTCGGCGATCGCCCGCACCAAGCACGAGGAGCCGGAGGACGACGAGGTCACCGCCGGAGGAGTCGTCGTCGACATCTCCCGCAAGCGCGTGCTGATCGACGGCGAGTCGGCTGCGTTCACGTTCAAGGAGTTCGAGCTCCTCCAGTACCTCGTGCTGCGCGAGGGCCGCACCATCGAGCGCACCGAGCTCGTCAGCTCCCTGTGGCAGGGAACGTCCGACGAGGACGCCCCGGGCGAGCGCACGATCGACGTGCACGTGCGGCGCCTGCGCGCCAAGCTCGGGCGCTACGAGGACATCGTGCGCACGGTGCGCGGCGTCGGCTACCGCTTCGACCGTCACGCCGACGTCGTGATCCGCTACGGGCACGGCACCCCGTCGCCCGATCGCTTCTGA
- a CDS encoding DNA-3-methyladenine glycosylase family protein — MTTSLPRTSRTRDAARGTTRAADRDPRPDHGRPIETEYRPRRPLDLRRTVLAQRRGAADPTMAVSGAVIWWASRTPEGVATLAIRETHPGVVRGAAWGPGREWALAQLPALCGADDDPTGFDATRHPVIADAHRRNPGLRLSRTGLVFDALAGAIFEQKVTGMQAFGAWRRIVTWCGERAPGPTPVPMFAPPTIEGWQHVPSWLWHRAGLEPPQSKAVVRAARRGDAIVRAVLAADDGEAVDRVLVSQAGIGPWTSAETRIRALGDPDAVSVGDFHLAHEVGYALTGHRVDDDGMLQLLAAWPRHRQRVVRLIGASGVREPRRGPRLHPEDHRGR, encoded by the coding sequence ATGACGACGTCGCTCCCGCGCACCTCCCGGACGAGGGATGCCGCGCGGGGCACGACGCGCGCCGCCGATCGCGATCCGCGCCCCGACCACGGCCGGCCCATCGAGACGGAGTACCGCCCGCGGCGGCCACTGGACCTGCGACGCACCGTGCTCGCTCAGCGACGCGGCGCGGCGGATCCGACGATGGCGGTCTCCGGGGCCGTGATCTGGTGGGCCAGCCGCACCCCGGAGGGCGTGGCGACCCTGGCCATCCGCGAGACGCATCCCGGCGTGGTGCGCGGCGCGGCGTGGGGTCCCGGCCGGGAGTGGGCGCTGGCGCAGCTGCCGGCGCTGTGCGGCGCCGACGACGACCCCACCGGGTTCGATGCGACGCGGCATCCGGTGATCGCCGACGCCCACCGCCGCAATCCGGGTCTGCGGCTGTCTCGCACGGGACTCGTCTTCGACGCTCTGGCCGGTGCGATCTTCGAGCAGAAGGTGACCGGCATGCAGGCCTTCGGCGCGTGGCGCCGCATCGTCACCTGGTGCGGGGAGCGCGCACCCGGCCCGACGCCTGTGCCGATGTTCGCGCCGCCCACGATCGAGGGCTGGCAGCACGTCCCGTCGTGGCTCTGGCACCGGGCGGGACTCGAGCCGCCCCAGTCGAAGGCCGTCGTGCGGGCCGCGCGGCGCGGCGACGCGATCGTGCGGGCCGTGCTGGCCGCCGACGACGGCGAGGCGGTCGACCGGGTCCTCGTCAGCCAGGCCGGGATCGGTCCGTGGACCTCGGCCGAGACCCGCATCCGCGCGCTCGGCGACCCCGATGCTGTCAGCGTGGGCGACTTCCACCTCGCACACGAGGTCGGCTACGCGCTGACGGGGCATCGCGTGGACGACGACGGGATGCTGCAGCTGCTGGCCGCGTGGCCGCGCCACCGCCAGCGCGTCGTCCGCCTCATCGGCGCGAGCGGCGTGCGCGAGCCGAGACGCGGCCCGCGGCTCCACCCCGAGGATCACCGCGGTCGCTGA
- a CDS encoding VOC family protein, whose amino-acid sequence MASLNPYLSFADQAREAMTFYQGVFGGELDISTFGQYEGMVQDPAEADLVMHAQLTSPDGFVLMAADTPTGMTWRQPAGMAVSVSGDDEALLQGFWDKLTDRGTVTMPFDTPPWGGRFGMLTDRFGIDWMVAVNAPSP is encoded by the coding sequence ATGGCCAGCCTCAACCCGTATCTCTCGTTCGCGGACCAGGCCCGCGAGGCGATGACGTTCTATCAGGGCGTGTTCGGCGGCGAGCTCGACATCTCGACCTTCGGCCAGTACGAGGGCATGGTGCAGGATCCCGCAGAGGCCGACCTCGTCATGCACGCGCAGCTCACCAGTCCCGACGGCTTCGTGCTCATGGCCGCCGACACGCCGACCGGCATGACGTGGCGGCAGCCGGCCGGCATGGCGGTGTCGGTCAGCGGCGACGACGAGGCGCTGCTGCAGGGCTTCTGGGACAAGCTGACAGACCGCGGCACCGTGACGATGCCGTTCGACACCCCACCCTGGGGCGGGCGGTTCGGCATGCTCACCGACCGCTTCGGCATCGACTGGATGGTGGCCGTCAACGCGCCGTCGCCGTGA